One window of the Pseudomonadota bacterium genome contains the following:
- a CDS encoding histidine phosphatase family protein, with protein sequence MKSVVILCRHGNTFAKGEKVVMVGANEDLALTEEGIAQARAVGAALVEAGPVITRIIAGPLKRTRVFAEDLIKIAAPALTYSVDDRLRELDYGAWGGLSNDEISALSGTEALRRWQQDGERPQGVTFMPAASELEQQTRDLLNELAAGGGLSVVVTSNGRLREFGRIVGAVNKSGQDSCKVNTGASCVLLFDGNSWSTVCWNVGPPLLAAISFTDLSFI encoded by the coding sequence ATGAAGAGCGTGGTAATCCTCTGTCGCCACGGTAATACCTTCGCCAAAGGTGAGAAGGTCGTTATGGTCGGGGCTAATGAAGACCTCGCACTTACGGAGGAGGGGATCGCTCAGGCACGCGCCGTTGGTGCGGCCTTAGTCGAGGCAGGCCCGGTAATTACCCGTATCATTGCTGGCCCCCTAAAGCGTACCCGTGTTTTTGCAGAGGATCTAATAAAGATAGCGGCACCAGCGTTAACCTACTCAGTTGATGATAGACTAAGAGAGCTCGATTACGGGGCGTGGGGCGGATTATCAAACGATGAGATTAGCGCACTGTCAGGCACTGAGGCCCTGCGCCGCTGGCAACAAGATGGGGAGCGACCGCAGGGCGTTACATTTATGCCAGCAGCTAGTGAGTTAGAGCAGCAGACACGAGATCTATTAAATGAGCTCGCCGCAGGTGGAGGGCTCTCTGTTGTTGTAACTAGTAACGGCAGGTTGCGAGAGTTTGGGCGGATAGTTGGTGCTGTAAATAAGTCTGGTCAGGATAGTTGTAAGGTTAACACCGGAGCCTCGTGTGTGCTCTTGTTTGATGGCAATTCGTGGAGCACAGTGTGCTGGAACGTAGGGCCGCCTCTCCTCGCCGCTATCTCTTTCACAGATCTATCTTTCATATAG